A window from Triticum aestivum cultivar Chinese Spring chromosome 6D, IWGSC CS RefSeq v2.1, whole genome shotgun sequence encodes these proteins:
- the LOC123143156 gene encoding F-box/kelch-repeat protein SKIP4 isoform X2 has protein sequence MNHHLQSSDYQKLFCRRMDSAELQTPLLHGLPDEIALLCLARVPRQYHNALRCVSRGWKALLCSEEWHSYRMRNNLDESWIYVICRGTGFKCYVLVPDPMTRCLKVIQVMEPPCSGREGVSIETLDRRLFLMGGCSWLKDATDEVYCYDAASNHWSKAAPMPTARCFFVSAALNDKIYVTGGLGLTDKSPNSWDIYDKATDSWFSHKNPMLTPDIVKFVALDDELVTIHKASWNRMYFAGIYDPVDQSWRGKENEIALCWSGPTVVVDGTLYMLDQSLGTKLMMWLNETKEWVMVGRLSDKLTRPPCELVAIGRKIYVIGKGLSTVTIDMDMAARVDGFLVSSSTGPLMEHDFSPEKCSVITI, from the exons ATGAACCATCACCTTCAAAGTAGTGATTACCAGAAGCTCTTCTGTAGGAGGATGGATTCTGCTGAGCTCCAGACTCCCCTTCTACATGGTCTTCCAGATGAAATCGCTCTTCTTTGCCTGGCAAGGGTTCCTCGGCAGTATCACAATGCTCTCAGATGTGTCTCGAGGGGATGGAAGGCATTGTTATGTAGTGAAGAGTGGCACTCTTACCgcatgaggaacaacttggatGAGTCCTGGATATATGTGATCTGTAGGGGTACAGGCTTCAAATGCTATGTTCTTGTTCCTGACCCTATGACCCGGTGCTTGAAAGTCATCCAAGTCATGGAACCTCCATGCTCAGGGCGGGAAGGCGTTTCCATAGAGACCTTGGACAGGAGGTTATTTCTCATGGGTGGTTGTAGTTGGCTAAAGGATGCTACTGATGAAGTGTATTGTTACGATGCTGCTTCAAATCACTGGAGCAAAGCAGCACCAATGCCTACTGCTAG GTGCTTCTTTGTATCTGCAGCTCTGAACGACAAGATTTATGTTACTGGAGGACTCGGACTGACCGACAAGTCACCTAATTCTTGGGACATCTATGACAAAGCCACAGACTCCTGGTTCTCGCACAAGAACCCGATGCTCACTCCTGACATTGTCAAATTCGTGGCGTTGGATGATGAGCTGGTGACCATCCATAAGGCGTCCTGGAACAGGATGTACTTTGCGGGAATATATGACCCGGTCGACCAGTCCTGGAGGGGCAAGGAGAATGAGATTGCCCTGTGCTGGTCTGGGCCGACGGTCGTCGTTGATGGGACGCTCTACATGCTCGACCAGTCCCTCGGCACGAAGCTGATGATGTGGCTGAACGAGACCAAGGAGTGGGTAATGGTCGGCAGGCTGTCGGACAAGCTCACGCGCCCGCCCTGCGAGCTTGTGGCCATCGGCAGGAAGATCTATGTGATCGGCAAGGGGCTGAGCACGGTGACCATCGACATGGACATGGCGGCCAGGGTGGACGGGTTCCTGGTCTCCTCGTCAACCGGGCCGCTGATGGAGCACGACTTCTCGCCGGAGAAGTGCAGTGTCATCACCATCTGA
- the LOC123143155 gene encoding RNA-binding NOB1-like protein produces the protein MEEAWPALGPAAGDAAFPPPPPPGAPAGGGAPVAWGAAATARREAVAKESPAQAVSRIVSSCANSSGLAVAVVDANAVISGGAALASTAGRLVTVPEVLEEVRDAAARRRLALLPTPVETVEPAPEFVKRVVKFARETGDLQTLSDVDMKIIALAYMLEAEVHGTSHLREHPPPLHVVSVRTLQEAPLPGWGSNVPNLEEWEALDKMSEAGGNLNSRILPLKDLENQEIPTSDTNSISETQGGEEFQPSKKDACIPWEDDENNEGWLPAVGRTTHRKYLRRKARRDALKASGESFDTSSVAPSVDEDNDLSENGLDSVDGPSAVPEKTRSNTDNLESLEGNEPKIAGDQLSNGENGVGDADTVEGIIDTDSCTEQLDNLDIKSETEEGVSASFVDDESSEQSWALRSLSESTVACVTSDYAMQNVILQIGLRLLAPGGMQIRQLHRWVLRCHACYKVTQEIGKIFCPKCGNGGTLRKVSVTVGENGITMASRRPRVTLRGTKFSLPMPQGGRDAVIKNPILREDQLPQKVLHPKSKKSSKLGDDFLGAEDIFTHSGEKKVELKPPVRKALAMFSGKRNPNDNHFSRKKN, from the exons ATGGAAGAAGCGTGGCCGGCCCTCGGCCCGGCGGCCGGCGACGCGGCCTTCCCGCCCCCGCCACCTCCCGGCGCTCCTGCCGGCGGCGGGGCCCCCGTGGCGTGGGGCGCGGCCGCGACGGCGAGGCGGGAGGCGGTGGCCAAGGAGTCGCCCGCGCAGGCGGTGAGCCGGATCGTGTCCAGCTGCGCCAACTCGAGCGGCCTGGCCGTGGCCGTCGTCGACGCCAACGCCGTCATCTCGGGCGGCGCCGCGCTGGCCTCCACCGCGGGGCGGCTGGTCACCGTGCCCGAGGTGCTCGAGGAGGtgcgcgacgccgccgcgcgccgcaGGCTCGCGCTCCTGCCCACCCCCGTCGAGACCGTCGAGCCCGCGCCCGAGTTCGTCAAGCGAG TTGTCAAGTTTGCCAGGGAAACAGGAGATCTCCAGACACTCTCAGATGTTGATATGAAGATTATCGCTCTAGCTTACATGTTGGAGGCTGAGGTCCACGGTACCAGCCATCTGCGGGAGCACCCACCTCCATTGCATGTGGTCAGTGTCAGGACATTGCAAGAGGCTCCGCTGCCAGGCTGGGGTTCTAATGTGCCCAACCTAGAAGAGTGGGAAGCATTGGATAAGATGTCCGAGGCAGGCGGGAATCTTAATTCTCGGATACTCCCACTGAAGGACCTTGAGAACCAAGAAATCCCTACAAGTGATACCAACAGTATTTCTGAGACACAAGGGGGTGAAGAGTTTCAGCCTTCAAAGAAAGATGCATGTATTCCTTGGGAAGATGATGAGAACAATGAAGGTTGGTTGCCTGCTGTTGGCCGCACCACGCACAGAAAATATTTGCGGAGGAAAGCGAGGCGAGATGCCCTCAAGGCATCTGGAGAAAGTTTTGATACAAGTTCTGTTGCTCCATCAGTCGATGAAGATAATGACTTGTCTGAAAATGGATTGGATTCAGTGGATGGCCCTTCTGCTGTTCCAGAGAAAACAAGGTCAAATACTGACAACTTGGAATCTCTGGAAGGGAATGAACCAAAAATTGCTGGAGATCAACTATCTAATGGGGAGAATGGGGTAGGCGATGCTGATACTGTTGAGGGCATAATTGATACTGATTCATGCACTGAACAGTTGGATAATTTAGATATAAAAAGCGAGACCGAGGAAGGTGTCAGTGCATCTTTTGTAGATGATGAGAGCAGTGAGCAGAGTTGGGCCCTGAGGTCCTTATCTGAATCTACTGTAGCGTGTGTTACTAGTGACTATGCCATGCAAAACGTTATCCTCCAGATTGGTCTCCGTCTCTTGGCACCAGGTGGCATGCAAATACGTCAGTTGCATAG GTGGGTTCTGAGGTGTCATGCTTGCTACAAGGTGACACAAGAGATTGGAAAAATATTCTGTCCAAAGTGTGGCAATGGTGGCACCTTGCGAAAGGTTTCAGTAACAGTTGGTGAAAATGGGATTACTATGGCTTCACGACGCCCGCGTGTTACTCTCCGAGGCACAAAA TTTTCCCTCCCGATGCCCCAAGGTGGAAGAGATGCCGTCATTAAGAACCCCATTTTACGCGAAGACCAACTTCCCCAGAAGGTTCTGCATCCTAAATCGAAGAAGTCAAGCAAGCTG GGGGATGATTTCTTGGGCGCTGAGGACATATTTACGCACAGCGGCGAGAAGAAAGTGGAACTGAAACCTCCAGTAAGGAAGGCGCTCGCAATGTTCAGCGGGAAACGGAATCCAAACGACAACCACTTTTCTCGCAAGAAGAACTAA
- the LOC123140831 gene encoding transcription factor MYB8: MGCRSCDKPKMNYRKGLWSPEEDQRLRDYILKHGLGCWSAVPAKAGLQRNGKSCRLRWINYLRPGLKRGMFSQEEEDVVINLQAKLGNKWSQIAMHLPGRTDNEVKNYWNSYLKKRVMQLGSNSSSNPASKNASPELLTSMSATTELIMTSGGGGGGGGSTATSTHDHDANISSSGAISAAEPFVDQHEHQHHHQQQAKNYVFADWMPTAAATAAPGPESYSMSAHWPASTASSGNVTPSHGAFVGDQMSGSSYAALQHPHQQEHHHHHHHQHGSTAAVGAHAGAGGMVAGGGYFDLLNMGDIYGGFTTTNDDLLF; encoded by the exons ATGGGGTGCCGGTCCTGCGACAAGCCCAAGATGAACTACAGGAAGGGGCTGTGGTCTCCTGAGGAGGACCAGAGGCTGAGGGACTACATCCTCAAGCATGGGCTCGGCTGCTGGAGTGCTGTCCCTGCAAAGGCTG GTCTGCAGAGGAATGGCAAGAGCTGCCGGCTGCGTTGGATCAACTACCTGCGGCCCGGATTGAAGCGCGGGATGTTCTCGCAAGAGGAGGAGGACGTCGTCATCAACCTACAAGCCAAGCTGGGCAACAA GTGGTCGCAGATCGCGATGCATCTGCCTGGGAGGACGGACAACGAGGTGAAGAACTACTGGAACTCGTACCTGAAGAAGCGGGTGATGCAGCTGGGCTCCAACTCCAGCTCCAACCCGGCCAGCAAGAACGCCTCGCCGGAGCTGCTCACCTCCATGAGCGCCACCACGGAGCTCATCAtgaccagcggcggcggcgggggcgggggcggcagcACGGCGACGTCGACCCACGACCACGACGCCAACATCAGCAGCAGCGGCGCCATCTCGGCCGCCGAGCCGTTCGTCGACCAGCACgagcaccagcaccaccaccagcagcaggcCAAGAACTACGTCTTCGCCGACTGGATGCCGACCGCGGCGGCTACGGCGGCGCCCGGGCCGGAGAGCTACTCCATGTCCGCGCACTGGCCCGCCTCCACGGCCAGCTCCGGCAACGTGACGCCGTCGCACGGCGCGTTCGTCGGGGACCAGATGAGCGGCAGCAGCTACGCCGCGCTGCAGCACCCGCACCAGCaggaacaccaccaccaccaccaccaccaacatggCTCCACCGCCGCCGTGGGCGctcacgccggcgccggcggcatGGTCGCCGGAGGCGGCTACTTCGACCTGCTCAACATGGGCGACATCTACGGCGGGTTCACCACGACGAACGACGATTTGCTCTTCTGA
- the LOC123143156 gene encoding F-box/kelch-repeat protein SKIP4 isoform X1 produces the protein MASIRTAVPFSPTLFCVTRMNHHLQSSDYQKLFCRRMDSAELQTPLLHGLPDEIALLCLARVPRQYHNALRCVSRGWKALLCSEEWHSYRMRNNLDESWIYVICRGTGFKCYVLVPDPMTRCLKVIQVMEPPCSGREGVSIETLDRRLFLMGGCSWLKDATDEVYCYDAASNHWSKAAPMPTARCFFVSAALNDKIYVTGGLGLTDKSPNSWDIYDKATDSWFSHKNPMLTPDIVKFVALDDELVTIHKASWNRMYFAGIYDPVDQSWRGKENEIALCWSGPTVVVDGTLYMLDQSLGTKLMMWLNETKEWVMVGRLSDKLTRPPCELVAIGRKIYVIGKGLSTVTIDMDMAARVDGFLVSSSTGPLMEHDFSPEKCSVITI, from the exons ATGGCTTCAATTCGAACAGCTGTCCCTTTCTCACCTACTTTATTCTGTGTTACTAGGATGAACCATCACCTTCAAAGTAGTGATTACCAGAAGCTCTTCTGTAGGAGGATGGATTCTGCTGAGCTCCAGACTCCCCTTCTACATGGTCTTCCAGATGAAATCGCTCTTCTTTGCCTGGCAAGGGTTCCTCGGCAGTATCACAATGCTCTCAGATGTGTCTCGAGGGGATGGAAGGCATTGTTATGTAGTGAAGAGTGGCACTCTTACCgcatgaggaacaacttggatGAGTCCTGGATATATGTGATCTGTAGGGGTACAGGCTTCAAATGCTATGTTCTTGTTCCTGACCCTATGACCCGGTGCTTGAAAGTCATCCAAGTCATGGAACCTCCATGCTCAGGGCGGGAAGGCGTTTCCATAGAGACCTTGGACAGGAGGTTATTTCTCATGGGTGGTTGTAGTTGGCTAAAGGATGCTACTGATGAAGTGTATTGTTACGATGCTGCTTCAAATCACTGGAGCAAAGCAGCACCAATGCCTACTGCTAG GTGCTTCTTTGTATCTGCAGCTCTGAACGACAAGATTTATGTTACTGGAGGACTCGGACTGACCGACAAGTCACCTAATTCTTGGGACATCTATGACAAAGCCACAGACTCCTGGTTCTCGCACAAGAACCCGATGCTCACTCCTGACATTGTCAAATTCGTGGCGTTGGATGATGAGCTGGTGACCATCCATAAGGCGTCCTGGAACAGGATGTACTTTGCGGGAATATATGACCCGGTCGACCAGTCCTGGAGGGGCAAGGAGAATGAGATTGCCCTGTGCTGGTCTGGGCCGACGGTCGTCGTTGATGGGACGCTCTACATGCTCGACCAGTCCCTCGGCACGAAGCTGATGATGTGGCTGAACGAGACCAAGGAGTGGGTAATGGTCGGCAGGCTGTCGGACAAGCTCACGCGCCCGCCCTGCGAGCTTGTGGCCATCGGCAGGAAGATCTATGTGATCGGCAAGGGGCTGAGCACGGTGACCATCGACATGGACATGGCGGCCAGGGTGGACGGGTTCCTGGTCTCCTCGTCAACCGGGCCGCTGATGGAGCACGACTTCTCGCCGGAGAAGTGCAGTGTCATCACCATCTGA